AGTACATCAACAAGTTACGGTAGGCAGGCATAGAACCCATTCTTTGAAGGACCGTCCCAGACCTTAACAGCACGATTGTAAATATCTTGAAAATGAAGCTCATTAATACAGACTCAGAACTTGAATGTCGTCTGAATGAATTGTAGACCCACATGTTGGAGGCGTCTGATTTGACCGTAGCGCCGCACGTGATTGAATTTGAAGGTTGCTTTCCTTATTCTGAGGGGCTGAATGGCTGACGATGGATGGCAAGTTCCTCTAAGGCAAAGGAGACATACAGCCTTTGACAACTGAGTTGTCTTCCGAAATAACTCACGCTGAATCAACCATGGACTAGAAAGTGTCCAAAGAATCGATATCGAGAAAAAGCATGTCGCTGTAAAGAGTCTATCCACTCAAATCTTCTCActgcctaccttacctaccttagtaccaTGCCATACTCATTAATCCACGACATCGAACGAGTTTAGAAGGTTGGTCATTTCGTGCATGTCCTCTAAACTCCGTATACAAACAAGCTGACTATTCAGTAgggtcctgagttttctttaGTTCTTTTCGCATAATGCAACTTTCCTCATTTCACTCGGCTCTTAACAATACTCTTCCTTCCGCCAGACAGTAGCGGCCGCAATTTCAGACAGACCAATACCCGAGAAAACCCTTCGAAACCAACGCCGCCATGGGGTCAGACTTTGGGCAGAGCTTCCGCAAGGGGATCGGCATTAGGAAGAGGGACTTGGACGATGAGAACGCCATTGATTCGCTGACCCCATCCGACACTATTGTCATGTCGAACCCTGCGGGTCGTATATCACCTCCAATCACTCCTGATGTAGTTTCGGTGCCTCAGTCGCGACAGACTTCGACAGAAATAGCCTCTGAGATTGCGCCAGAGATTGTTGTGTGGACCGAAGATATGGATATCGACAACGCTAGTCACGTTGAGTCTGAAGATGAATTGTCAAGCATCAAAAGTTATGCCGAGTGAGTGGTCTAACGCCTCGACTTTACGTGCTCGACAGAGTCTTTCAGACCCAATCCTAACTGTGCGCAGGGAGGGGCCTTCTCAGAACGACGATGACCCAACGCCATTTGGGGCGTCTACTGTAGAGGACGCCGTAGGCTCTCTTCCCTCGAACCTCACAGAACTATCAGATCTCTCATCGATACCCTCGACGGTATCGAGTAAGGCTACTACCCCTACACCAGTCGATACTGATGGTGGACAAGaggaagaccaagaccaagaccaagaccttTCAATCGACGACcagcctcagtctcatcaacaatcacCTTCTCGTGATGCCGAACGCTATAACTTCAATATCAGACCCAAGGCTTCGATACCAACGGATATGTCAGCATACCAGTATGCGTCAGAATGTGTCTTGGCCGCCGAGTCAAGCCGGCTCAACCCATATGCTTTACATCCGGAGGAATACCACCTCCTCCGTCATCACATATCTTATACGCAAGTAACAACATATCTCAATATTAGAAATGGAATCATACGGTTATGGTTCAAACACCCTTGGATCGGTGTGACCCGGCTGGAAGCGGTTGGGTGTGCTAACGCTCGCTGGTTCGACGCAGCGAGTGTTTGCTATGATTGGCTTGTTCGTCGAGGCTATATCAACTACGGATGTGTGCGACTCTCCGAAGCTGAGACAGATGATACTGTTGCACCGGTTGTCAAGAGACAAAAGACCATCGCTGTCATAGGTGCTGGTATCTCCGGACTGGGTTGCGCAAGACAGCTTGAGGGATTGTTTAAGCAATTTGCTGATCGCTTCCATGAACGAGGCGAGCCTGCGCCTCGAGTGGTTGTGCTTGAAGGGCGAGGCCGTGTTGGAGGAAGAGTATACTCTCGCGAGTTCCGGACCAAACCAAAAGAAAAATCTCCAGCTTTTGAAGGCAAGCGACACACTGCGGAGATGGGCGGCATGATCATTACTGGGTTCGACCGGGGAAACCCTATCAACATCCTGCTTCGTGGACAATTGGGGCTTCCTTATCATGCACTGACAGCGGATACTACAATCTACGACAGCAGTGGAAGGGCAGTTGACCCTGTGCGCGATCAGCTCGTTGAAAAACTTTACAATGACTGTTTAGACCGCGTCAGCGAATACAAGTATAAGAATCAACTTGCAAAGCTGGTCGAAGGTCGACGGGACCTCATCGAGGAGGGGCGTGATAGTCCTGGAGACGGCAGCAAGACAATGTttcaggaagaagaggctgctgctgcccaGCAAGATGCACCTCTAGTGACACAACAGAACGTCCAAGCAAAGGTCAATCTGATACCAGTATCATCAGACAAGCTCACAGGTCGGGTCCATATGGAGCCTGGCACTCCCGCGACTACTAAAGCCTCCGACAAAGCAAAATTGATGGGCTGGACAATTCGAGACTCAGCCGACGGAGAGAACATTGATTTAACATCGGCAGTGAATGAAGAGGGGGCAACTCTGGGATCTGTTCTTGATAACGCCATTTCCCAGTACAAACAAATCGTAGGGCTGAATGCCCAGGATCACCGACTGATCAACTGGCACATTGCCAATCTGGAGTACAGTAACGCTACAAGCTTGCACAACCTGAGCCTCCCATTGTGGGACATTGATGCAGGTAATGAATGGGAGGGAAGCCATACCATGGTCGTGGGCGGTTACCAAAGTGTGGCTCGTGGCTTGGTTCACTGCCCGAGCTCACTTGACCTCAAGACTAAATTCCCGGTGAAGAGCATATCCTACCATACTGGAGAGGGCATGGCGTCAGCTGCGATTGAGTGCGAAGACGGCTCAGTAGTGGATGCTGATGCCGTGGTTTGCACTATTCCGCTCGGTGTTCTGAAACAGAACAATATCGTCTTCAACCCACCTCTTCCATCATGGAAAACTGATGTCGTTGAGCGACTTGGATTCGGCATTCTGAACAAGGTTGTTCTAGTGTACGATAAGATTTTCTGGGACCATGACAGACATATCTTCGGCGTCTTGAGGGAGTCTTCCAACCGATTGAGTACCTCACAAAAAGACTATGCCGCAAATCGTGGTCGCTTTTTTCAATGGTTCAACGTATCCAACACGACAGGTCTTCCATGTCTCATTGCTTTGATGGCAGGGGAGGCTGGTTTTGAGACAGAACATTCAAGTAACGGTAGCCTTGTGGCCGAAGCCACGGAAGTACTACGCAGCGTCTTTGGCCAGGATGTTCCCTATCCTGTAGAGGCCATGGTCACCCGCTGGGGTTCAGATCGATTCGCTCGAGGTAGTTattcttctgctgctcccGGGATGCAGCCAGAAGACTACGATGTCATGGCCAGACCTGTCGGAAacctcttctttgctggtgaaCACACCATTGGTACGCACCCAGCAACGGTTCATGGGGCGTATCTGTCCGGTCTAAGGGCAGCTTCTGAAGTTTTGGAGACCTTGATCGGCCCCATTGAGGTCCCGACACCACTGATACTGCCTCGAGACTCTGTGCTGCTGCGCAAGCGTAAGGAGCCTGCCCAAGATCAGCAACCAGCACGACTTCAGGCCTATGAAAACGAGATTCAGACCTATATACAATCGAAGCTTGGGGGTAGACCCTCTCGTCCGGCTAAAGTTGCAGGGAATGCGTATATACTCTATAGCAAGGATCTATTCGACGTTGCGAGGAAGAAGTGTGAGGAGAATCGGAAACCAGGCAAAGGTGGGCGTGCTGTCCCCAACGAAGTTCGGATCATGACTAGTAAGATGTGGAGGGACGCTTCGTCTGAGGAACGCAAGCCGTATGAAGACCAGGCAACCGAGCAAAAGCGCGGGTACGCTGAAGCTGTTCAGGCATGGACCCGGGCCACCGAACGATGGGATCAGGAGGCCGCTGCACTGCGAACAGCTTACGAGAAAGAGAATCCCTTTGGTACCGCCAAGATAACAGAGGTTCCTCACGAGAGTTCCAGCAAACATCGCAGGACGAGGCACATAAGTTATGCGGAGGACAGTGACCTTGGGTTCTGAGATTTGCTTCGACGCATTCCATATTAGGTGTTGATGGCGTTTCTGGTTTCTGTGACTTACAACTTGAGAGGCTACTCCGttttggttgttgatggttcTCAAAATATAATGGTATCAGTGTTCGGCGTTTTCAGACGAGGGTGGTTGACTTATAACTTGTACTTGAATTTATCGAAGTTTTTTTACAATGAAAATTCTTACTTCCGCTTACAGCCATCGAGAAGCGATGTTTGTtctgtttttctttttttttttttttttttttttttggacTGCCGTGCATTGATTGCATGGGCTACTAAGGAATTTATTGAAGGCTTTGATACAATGGGGGAAACCATACATGGATGGTAGCCCGATGACATTTGTTACAAAGGGAAGCATTACACCCCATCTTGTACTCCCACTCCTTACATGTCCGCAGAGGCAGTAGCACCAGTGATAATCTCAACCAGTTCTCCGGTAATGACGGCCTGTCGAGTACGGTTGAAGAGAATCTGGTACTTgttgatcatctcaccaGCGTTCTTAGAGGCGTTCTGCGGCAATTGTCAGTAAGTGCTAGTCATGAGAGTTACAACCTAGTGATACTTACATCCATAGCGTTTCGTCGGGCAGACTGCTCGCAGGCGTGGCCCTCAGCAAGAGCCCAGTAGAGGGAGTTGGCAAGACTGTACTCGCGAAGGTTGCCAAGAacctcctcgtcaacctcgaAGGCAGAGAAGTTGGCTATGATTAATGGTTAGACATATTAGTGATCACTTTTACATCAATCAAAGAAACTCACGGGACTGCTGGATAGCCTCCTCAGAAAATGCCTCAATCAGGGAAGCCTCGTAGGTCTGAGCGTTGACGAAGCTGTTGTACAGAATCTTGATGTCGGTGTACTCAGTGGGAAGCTGAATAACCTGGTCGGCGATGGCCTGGGCGTCGGCAAAGGTGGGAACATCCTTGCCAATGCCAGCAAAGCTCAGCTGGATAGCTGAGGCGTTGGTTCGTGAGAGctgagccttggccttctcaccAATGAGGACGAGGTCAAAGCCAGGCTGCTCGGCGTGAAGTCGGCGGACATATCGGGACAGACCAGAGTGAATACCACCGCAGAGACCCTTGTCGGAAGAGCAGACGATGATAAGggtcttcttgtcctcagtCTCGAGGGCCTTGGTCTCAGCGGACTCGTAGACCTCATTAGAGGTCTGACCGTACTTGCGAGAGTCGTTCATGGCGCGCTGGGCTCGGGTGAGCTTGGTGGAGGCGACAATCTTCATGGTGTTtgtgatcttctcgatgttTCGGATGGACTTGAGACGGTCCTCGATCTCACGGAGAGTCGCATAGGTGGCAGCGGAGCTGGGGACGGCGGCGGCCCTGGAAGCGCAAAAAAGGACGTCGTCAGcattttccttctcttttgTTGGTTTTTCTCTCTGGCGATTATTGGTGATGACGGTGTTGAGACATTCCCCTCAGAGCATTCAATTGCCTCTCATAGTTTTATTGCAACTCGGTCGGTATTGGGCGGGCGTGTGTACTTGTGATGATGTGGCCGACGGTCGAGGGTTGAAGTGCTCAACCGGCAGACAAATTCTTGGGCTTCCCGGCAGCCGAGAGAGGGCCACTGGATACTCAAGGGGAGACGGaaatgaaggaggagagaaacTTACCGAGCATTAGCTGCGGCAGCAGCTCGGAGAGCTGGTCTAGCGGCTCGTGACAACATCGTGACTGAGGATTAGGACGTAGAGAAGGAGCCTCTGCCAGCGGTGGCCCAATTGATCGCGATATACGGATCAATTGATAGAGATGGGGTCGTGTAAGGTCGGAATATGAGGTGTATTGGTCGCTGCGGACTAAAGCATTCAGGTTTGCTCTCGCTATTTTCCCGGGTAAATTAGGTAGCCGACCGGAACTTCTAGGCGTTGTGCTTGTCCACCCCAGCTGGACATGTCACACAGTGAGCTCCAGCAATGATTTGGTGCAGTCACGTGATACAGTCTTCGAAGCTCCACTCAAGCCGCAATCGCCGCAACCTTTTTTCTTACTGCATGAATGACTAAGGCAAAAAAAGCTCTTTAGGCCCCCCCGGTTTTCATCCTCTGTGTCAACTCTTCTCTATCCAATCACATAGCAGAATTCTGCATTAGCCCCATTACTGAGTCGCTGCAACTGCTGCGCAACACTTGGCTGAACCACTGAGAACCAACACTGCGGTGCCCACACTCGCTCTGCCTGCCCTTTCA
This region of Fusarium verticillioides 7600 chromosome 3, whole genome shotgun sequence genomic DNA includes:
- a CDS encoding F-type H+-transporting ATPase subunit gamma, whose product is MKIVASTKLTRAQRAMNDSRKYGQTSNEVYESAETKALETEDKKTLIIVCSSDKGLCGGIHSGLSRYVRRLHAEQPGFDLVLIGEKAKAQLSRTNASAIQLSFAGIGKDVPTFADAQAIADQVIQLPTEYTDIKILYNSFVNAQTYEASLIEAFSEEAIQQSPNFSAFEVDEEVLGNLREYSLANSLYWALAEGHACEQSARRNAMDNASKNAGEMINKYQILFNRTRQAVITGELVEIITGATASADM
- a CDS encoding lysine-specific histone demethylase 1, which produces MGSDFGQSFRKGIGIRKRDLDDENAIDSLTPSDTIVMSNPAGRISPPITPDVVSVPQSRQTSTEIASEIAPEIVVWTEDMDIDNASHVESEDELSSIKSYAEEGPSQNDDDPTPFGASTVEDAVGSLPSNLTELSDLSSIPSTVSSKATTPTPVDTDGGQEEDQDQDQDLSIDDQPQSHQQSPSRDAERYNFNIRPKASIPTDMSAYQYASECVLAAESSRLNPYALHPEEYHLLRHHISYTQVTTYLNIRNGIIRLWFKHPWIGVTRLEAVGCANARWFDAASVCYDWLVRRGYINYGCVRLSEAETDDTVAPVVKRQKTIAVIGAGISGLGCARQLEGLFKQFADRFHERGEPAPRVVVLEGRGRVGGRVYSREFRTKPKEKSPAFEGKRHTAEMGGMIITGFDRGNPINILLRGQLGLPYHALTADTTIYDSSGRAVDPVRDQLVEKLYNDCLDRVSEYKYKNQLAKLVEGRRDLIEEGRDSPGDGSKTMFQEEEAAAAQQDAPLVTQQNVQAKVNLIPVSSDKLTGRVHMEPGTPATTKASDKAKLMGWTIRDSADGENIDLTSAVNEEGATLGSVLDNAISQYKQIVGLNAQDHRLINWHIANLEYSNATSLHNLSLPLWDIDAGNEWEGSHTMVVGGYQSVARGLVHCPSSLDLKTKFPVKSISYHTGEGMASAAIECEDGSVVDADAVVCTIPLGVLKQNNIVFNPPLPSWKTDVVERLGFGILNKVVLVYDKIFWDHDRHIFGVLRESSNRLSTSQKDYAANRGRFFQWFNVSNTTGLPCLIALMAGEAGFETEHSSNGSLVAEATEVLRSVFGQDVPYPVEAMVTRWGSDRFARGSYSSAAPGMQPEDYDVMARPVGNLFFAGEHTIGTHPATVHGAYLSGLRAASEVLETLIGPIEVPTPLILPRDSVLLRKRKEPAQDQQPARLQAYENEIQTYIQSKLGGRPSRPAKVAGNAYILYSKDLFDVARKKCEENRKPGKGGRAVPNEVRIMTSKMWRDASSEERKPYEDQATEQKRGYAEAVQAWTRATERWDQEAAALRTAYEKENPFGTAKITEVPHESSSKHRRTRHISYAEDSDLGF
- a CDS encoding lysine-specific histone demethylase 1, whose translation is MNCQASKVMPSEWSNASTLRARQSLSDPILTVRREGPSQNDDDPTPFGASTVEDAVGSLPSNLTELSDLSSIPSTVSSKATTPTPVDTDGGQEEDQDQDQDLSIDDQPQSHQQSPSRDAERYNFNIRPKASIPTDMSAYQYASECVLAAESSRLNPYALHPEEYHLLRHHISYTQVTTYLNIRNGIIRLWFKHPWIGVTRLEAVGCANARWFDAASVCYDWLVRRGYINYGCVRLSEAETDDTVAPVVKRQKTIAVIGAGISGLGCARQLEGLFKQFADRFHERGEPAPRVVVLEGRGRVGGRVYSREFRTKPKEKSPAFEGKRHTAEMGGMIITGFDRGNPINILLRGQLGLPYHALTADTTIYDSSGRAVDPVRDQLVEKLYNDCLDRVSEYKYKNQLAKLVEGRRDLIEEGRDSPGDGSKTMFQEEEAAAAQQDAPLVTQQNVQAKVNLIPVSSDKLTGRVHMEPGTPATTKASDKAKLMGWTIRDSADGENIDLTSAVNEEGATLGSVLDNAISQYKQIVGLNAQDHRLINWHIANLEYSNATSLHNLSLPLWDIDAGNEWEGSHTMVVGGYQSVARGLVHCPSSLDLKTKFPVKSISYHTGEGMASAAIECEDGSVVDADAVVCTIPLGVLKQNNIVFNPPLPSWKTDVVERLGFGILNKVVLVYDKIFWDHDRHIFGVLRESSNRLSTSQKDYAANRGRFFQWFNVSNTTGLPCLIALMAGEAGFETEHSSNGSLVAEATEVLRSVFGQDVPYPVEAMVTRWGSDRFARGSYSSAAPGMQPEDYDVMARPVGNLFFAGEHTIGTHPATVHGAYLSGLRAASEVLETLIGPIEVPTPLILPRDSVLLRKRKEPAQDQQPARLQAYENEIQTYIQSKLGGRPSRPAKVAGNAYILYSKDLFDVARKKCEENRKPGKGGRAVPNEVRIMTSKMWRDASSEERKPYEDQATEQKRGYAEAVQAWTRATERWDQEAAALRTAYEKENPFGTAKITEVPHESSSKHRRTRHISYAEDSDLGF
- a CDS encoding F-type H+-transporting ATPase subunit gamma, with translation MLSRAARPALRAAAAANARAAAVPSSAATYATLREIEDRLKSIRNIEKITNTMKIVASTKLTRAQRAMNDSRKYGQTSNEVYESAETKALETEDKKTLIIVCSSDKGLCGGIHSGLSRYVRRLHAEQPGFDLVLIGEKAKAQLSRTNASAIQLSFAGIGKDVPTFADAQAIADQVIQLPTEYTDIKILYNSFVNAQTYEASLIEAFSEEAIQQSPNFSAFEVDEEVLGNLREYSLANSLYWALAEGHACEQSARRNAMDNASKNAGEMINKYQILFNRTRQAVITGELVEIITGATASADM